The following coding sequences lie in one Meles meles chromosome X, mMelMel3.1 paternal haplotype, whole genome shotgun sequence genomic window:
- the LOC123934459 gene encoding coiled-coil domain-containing protein 169-like, translated as MGDGRGDNFEGLSTDSLKLELLEEIHMKDLVQLSILEIRHKIVELEAKLNTYNEGGEWKTRYEAQLELNVQLEKQIVTLKEKMEKIRGNPSDRLASIRVYEKMPVESLNTLLKQLEKEKRSLENQVKNCALRLEQESRAYHKTNDERRAYLAEMSHISGSHQVSKRQQMDQLHRIKENHVKAGRHNPANQKIVNAKKGPAKKITKPHHLPKLNP; from the coding sequence ATGGGGGACGGTAGAGGGGACAACTTTGAAGGTTTGAGCACTGATAGCCTTAAACTGGAGTTATTGGAAGAAATCCATATGAAAGACTTGGTACAGCTCTCAATACTTGAAATAAGACACAAGATAGTGGAACTGGAAGCCAAACTCAATACTTACAATGAAGGTGGTGAGTGGAAAACCCGTTATGAAGCACAACTTGAACTGAACGTTCAACTAGAAAAGCAAATTGTTACTctcaaagagaaaatggaaaaaatccgTGGAAATCCTTCAGATAGACTAGCTTCTATTCGTGTCTATGAGAAAATGCCAGTGGAATCCTTAAATACATTACTTAaacagctagaaaaagaaaaaaggagtctTGAAAATCAAGTGAAAAACTGTGCCCTTAGACTGGAACAAGAGTCAAGAGCTTACCACAAAACCAATGATGAACGCCGCGCATACCTAGCTGAAATGTCTCACATCTCTGGCTCACACCAAGTTTCTAAAAGGCAGCAGATGGATCAACTTCATAGAATTAAAGAGAATCATGTGAAAGCAGGAAGACATAATCCAGCTAATCAGAAAATAGTAAATGCCAAGAAAGGACCAGCAAAAAAGATTACAAAACCACACCATCTTCCAAAACTCAATCCATGA